A window from Patescibacteria group bacterium encodes these proteins:
- a CDS encoding alpha/beta fold hydrolase yields the protein MKRVFIIHGWGGSGGEGWQAWLKDELEEKGFEVYAPDMPDTENPDIEAWVSTLAKLVGKCDEKTFFVGHSVGCQTILRYLAELPEGEKAGGAVFAAGWFNLKGLTFQEEEIAMPWLRLPIDLEKVKTKTTKFFAVFSDNDPVVPLSDEELFKENLGAETAVLKDKEHFTGETDINELPIVLEKLLAMAK from the coding sequence ATGAAGCGAGTTTTTATTATCCATGGCTGGGGAGGATCAGGCGGCGAAGGCTGGCAGGCTTGGCTTAAAGATGAATTAGAAGAAAAGGGTTTTGAAGTCTATGCTCCCGATATGCCGGATACGGAAAATCCGGATATCGAAGCCTGGGTTTCTACTCTGGCAAAATTGGTCGGGAAATGCGATGAGAAAACTTTTTTTGTCGGCCATAGTGTCGGCTGTCAGACAATTTTGCGCTATCTGGCTGAATTGCCTGAGGGTGAAAAAGCTGGTGGTGCGGTATTTGCCGCCGGCTGGTTTAATTTAAAAGGTTTGACTTTTCAAGAAGAAGAGATCGCGATGCCCTGGTTAAGATTGCCGATCGATTTGGAAAAAGTTAAAACCAAAACAACCAAGTTTTTTGCCGTTTTTTCCGACAACGATCCAGTCGTTCCGCTCTCCGATGAAGAATTATTCAAAGAAAATCTGGGCGCCGAAACAGCCGTCTTAAAAGATAAAGAGCATTTTACCGGCGAAACGGATATCAACGAATTGCCAATCGTTTTGGAAAAGCTTTTGGCGATGGCGAAGTAA
- a CDS encoding alpha/beta hydrolase has protein sequence MKRVFIIHGWEADPGSNWFPWLKDELIKKGIEAEVPTMPNSAHPLCAEWVAYLKKIVGKTDKDTFLVGHSLGVIAILRYLESMAAKEKIGGAILVAGFPEPLPASDGGDFSELNNFFAKPLDYEKIKNNVSNRPTPPPSGTESPLPGRGQIFSGFVAIHSDNDPYVPLANGKILQKKLGAELIVISGGGHLNAGDGFFQFPLVLEKILRWTNN, from the coding sequence ATGAAAAGAGTCTTTATAATTCATGGCTGGGAGGCCGATCCGGGAAGCAATTGGTTCCCTTGGTTGAAAGATGAGTTAATCAAAAAAGGCATTGAGGCCGAAGTTCCGACCATGCCGAATTCGGCGCATCCTCTGTGCGCCGAATGGGTTGCTTATTTAAAAAAGATCGTCGGCAAAACCGACAAAGATACTTTTTTAGTCGGTCACAGCTTGGGCGTAATCGCTATTTTACGTTATCTGGAATCAATGGCGGCGAAGGAAAAGATCGGCGGCGCGATTTTGGTCGCCGGTTTCCCTGAACCATTGCCGGCAAGCGACGGAGGAGATTTTTCCGAACTGAATAATTTTTTTGCTAAACCGTTGGATTATGAAAAAATAAAAAATAATGTCAGTAATAGACCCACCCCGCCTCCGTCAGGGACGGAGTCACCCCTCCCGGGGAGGGGACAAATTTTTTCCGGCTTCGTGGCAATCCACTCCGACAATGATCCTTATGTGCCGCTGGCCAACGGAAAAATTTTGCAAAAAAAATTAGGCGCTGAGTTGATTGTGATTTCGGGCGGCGGCCATTTGAATGCCGGCGACGGATTTTTCCAATTTCCTTTGGTCTTAGAAAAGATTTTGCGATGGACTAATAATTAA
- a CDS encoding arabinofuranosyltransferase, with the protein MNTAIQALYDNLMSVVSVKFVLIMFVALAITFVLMKAKPWLFLLLTGAAAAVSYALISHNFILSFWGLVGDEATIAAIFNTFAHVSFFSDFAYHNLPPFYPPLFFWIFALVGKIMSWNGVTIAKFASVASFFLIPLLVYWLFKFFNNRDENKSELPEAAPLLFSLFIFILVDVDVMIGKPYEVLAAAAAVLWTIFLVRKARQAWNWKIMVSFGVIGGLIFMTYYLWLIFAAIAIALYALSVAKKEQFVFYGRLLSVAGISLLVASPYLFPLVFAYLKIGTENWQTAIFTPNGLVYSLQALTEFSWRGALMLAGLVAAIYYRRDERVKPALCLFIASYLWWAMGLATVYFFNSPFQEFRGFGLIDRLALGYCAAFAIARLFGKWKEKIGQRGQEVILIVGLLILSLYLPCGTFVDADGVRNRMIKSKSMYPIEVKLFDFLKKDQAPPGLVLNSGLAELPAFVPVNTFIYFGQHNNHPAAHFSDRQAYLRAMAGAKDPAEFYRLAATPYGEITRLILARDKKDYVIYFNLDEPVAGIKQDNLRLKGDLISEKYFTKVFQDDYYAVWDKK; encoded by the coding sequence ATGAACACTGCAATTCAAGCGCTTTATGACAATTTAATGTCCGTGGTCAGCGTCAAATTCGTGCTGATCATGTTTGTGGCGTTGGCGATAACTTTTGTTCTGATGAAAGCCAAACCTTGGCTGTTTTTGTTGCTGACCGGCGCGGCCGCGGCCGTTTCTTACGCTTTGATCTCCCATAATTTTATTTTATCTTTCTGGGGTTTGGTGGGCGATGAAGCGACGATCGCCGCCATTTTTAATACTTTCGCTCACGTGAGTTTCTTTTCCGATTTTGCTTATCACAATTTGCCGCCATTTTATCCGCCGCTCTTTTTTTGGATTTTCGCGCTGGTGGGAAAAATAATGTCCTGGAACGGCGTGACGATCGCCAAATTCGCCTCGGTTGCTTCCTTTTTTCTGATTCCGCTTTTGGTTTATTGGCTTTTTAAATTTTTCAATAATCGTGATGAGAATAAAAGCGAGCTGCCCGAAGCGGCGCCGCTGCTTTTTTCCTTGTTCATTTTTATTTTGGTCGATGTCGATGTGATGATCGGCAAGCCTTACGAAGTGCTGGCCGCGGCCGCGGCGGTTCTCTGGACGATTTTTTTGGTGCGAAAAGCGCGCCAGGCTTGGAATTGGAAGATAATGGTTAGCTTTGGCGTGATCGGCGGCTTGATCTTCATGACTTATTATCTCTGGCTGATCTTTGCCGCCATCGCTATCGCGCTTTACGCGCTGTCCGTGGCCAAGAAAGAACAATTCGTTTTCTACGGCCGACTTTTGTCCGTGGCCGGAATATCTTTGCTCGTTGCCTCGCCTTATTTATTTCCGCTTGTTTTCGCTTATTTGAAAATTGGCACGGAGAATTGGCAGACGGCGATTTTCACGCCCAACGGATTGGTTTACAGCCTGCAGGCGCTGACCGAATTTTCCTGGCGCGGCGCGCTGATGCTCGCCGGTCTCGTTGCCGCGATTTATTATCGCCGCGACGAGCGCGTCAAGCCGGCGCTTTGCCTTTTTATCGCTTCTTATTTATGGTGGGCGATGGGATTGGCCACGGTTTATTTTTTCAACAGCCCTTTTCAAGAATTCCGCGGTTTCGGCCTGATCGACCGGCTTGCCCTCGGCTATTGCGCCGCTTTTGCCATTGCCCGATTATTCGGCAAGTGGAAAGAAAAGATCGGCCAGCGCGGGCAAGAAGTTATTTTAATAGTCGGCCTGCTTATTTTGTCGCTTTATTTGCCTTGCGGAACTTTCGTTGATGCCGACGGCGTCAGGAACAGGATGATCAAGTCGAAATCAATGTATCCGATCGAGGTCAAGCTTTTTGATTTTTTAAAAAAAGACCAAGCGCCGCCCGGACTGGTGCTTAATTCCGGCTTGGCGGAATTGCCGGCTTTCGTGCCGGTCAACACTTTTATCTATTTCGGCCAGCATAACAATCATCCGGCGGCCCATTTTTCCGACCGCCAAGCTTATCTGCGGGCAATGGCCGGCGCCAAAGATCCGGCCGAATTTTATCGGCTTGCCGCGACGCCTTACGGGGAAATAACCCGGCTGATTTTGGCCAGAGATAAAAAGGATTACGTGATCTATTTCAATCTGGACGAGCCGGTAGCCGGCATCAAACAGGATAATCTCAGGCTGAAAGGGGATTTGATCTCGGAAAAATATTTCACCAAAGTGTTTCAAGATGATTATTATGCGGTTTGGGATAAGAAATAA
- the acs gene encoding acetate--CoA ligase — MTKKSAKKAKKTNAGGELTDVLLASKKLYKPSAELVKNAVVKDWEKARREADKDPLGYWEEAAKDLVWFKPWTQVLDKSQKPFFKWFIGGQTNLAYNAIDRWLNTPKEDKIAIMSEDETGRARQFTYKEVSREVNKIVNGLKGLGIKKGDRVAIYMPNIPEIAFAMLACAKLGAMHSVVYAGYSATALKDRINDAQAKVVFTADGSWRRGKAINLKAVVDEAVKECPSVEKVIVTKNNNQEVPFDGGKNIWLHDLTKDQSTEAKCEAMEAEDPAFVLYTSGTTSKPKGVVHVHGGYPVGVLRTMKWIWDIKDNEIFWCTADPGWITGHSYIIYGPLLAGVTTLMYEGTPDFPEQDHIWSMVEKYKVTILYTAPTLIRAMMSLGDELPDKHEMPTLRLLGSVGEPINPKAWTWYFKHIGKSKRPVLDTWWQTETGCNMISPLPVTPLKAGSATKPFPGIQADILDMKGKKVPAGKGGYLVIKTPWPSMIRTVFNAPERYLKTYWHDIKGVFFTGDIGFKDKDGYFFIQGRTDDMLKIAGHRIGTAEVESAFVSHPAVAECGVIGVPDEIKGEVIKAFCILKQGFTGDDKLKEELKLHVRKTIGPVAVMKDVAFVDSLPKTRSGKIMRRILKAKELGLPLGDTSALI, encoded by the coding sequence ATGACCAAAAAATCAGCAAAAAAGGCCAAAAAGACGAATGCGGGAGGGGAACTAACTGATGTTTTATTAGCTTCCAAGAAGCTTTATAAGCCGTCGGCAGAGCTTGTTAAAAATGCGGTAGTGAAGGATTGGGAAAAGGCACGAAGAGAAGCGGATAAGGATCCGCTCGGTTATTGGGAAGAAGCGGCGAAAGATCTGGTTTGGTTCAAACCCTGGACGCAAGTTTTAGATAAATCGCAGAAGCCATTTTTCAAATGGTTCATCGGCGGGCAAACCAACCTGGCTTATAACGCGATCGACCGCTGGCTGAATACGCCGAAGGAAGACAAGATTGCAATTATGTCCGAAGATGAAACCGGCCGTGCCCGCCAATTCACCTATAAAGAAGTTTCCCGTGAAGTGAATAAGATCGTTAATGGCTTAAAGGGTTTGGGAATAAAGAAAGGTGATCGCGTCGCGATCTATATGCCGAATATTCCCGAGATCGCCTTTGCGATGTTGGCTTGCGCCAAGCTCGGCGCGATGCACTCGGTAGTTTATGCCGGTTATTCCGCGACTGCCTTGAAGGACAGAATCAATGACGCGCAGGCGAAGGTTGTTTTCACCGCCGATGGTTCCTGGCGCCGCGGCAAAGCGATAAATTTGAAAGCCGTAGTTGATGAAGCAGTTAAGGAATGTCCGAGCGTGGAAAAAGTTATCGTCACCAAAAATAATAATCAGGAAGTGCCGTTTGATGGCGGAAAAAATATCTGGCTGCATGATCTGACCAAAGATCAATCAACCGAAGCAAAATGCGAAGCGATGGAAGCTGAAGACCCGGCTTTTGTTCTCTATACTTCGGGCACCACGAGCAAGCCGAAAGGTGTGGTGCATGTCCATGGCGGTTATCCGGTCGGAGTTTTGCGCACGATGAAATGGATTTGGGATATCAAGGACAATGAAATTTTTTGGTGCACGGCTGATCCGGGCTGGATCACCGGCCATTCTTATATTATCTATGGGCCGCTCTTGGCCGGCGTCACGACTTTGATGTATGAAGGCACGCCGGATTTTCCCGAACAGGATCACATCTGGAGCATGGTGGAAAAATATAAAGTGACGATCCTTTATACGGCGCCGACTTTGATCCGCGCGATGATGAGCTTAGGCGATGAATTGCCGGACAAGCATGAGATGCCGACCTTGCGTTTGCTTGGTTCGGTGGGCGAGCCGATCAACCCCAAAGCTTGGACTTGGTATTTCAAACATATCGGCAAATCCAAGCGGCCGGTATTGGATACTTGGTGGCAGACAGAAACCGGCTGCAATATGATTTCGCCGCTGCCGGTCACGCCGTTAAAGGCAGGCTCCGCGACCAAACCGTTCCCGGGAATCCAAGCCGACATTTTGGATATGAAAGGCAAAAAGGTTCCGGCCGGCAAAGGCGGCTACTTAGTAATCAAAACCCCTTGGCCGTCGATGATCCGTACGGTTTTCAATGCGCCGGAAAGATATCTCAAAACTTATTGGCATGATATCAAAGGCGTCTTCTTCACCGGCGATATCGGCTTTAAAGATAAGGACGGTTATTTCTTCATCCAGGGCCGCACTGATGATATGTTGAAGATCGCGGGACACAGGATTGGCACGGCGGAAGTCGAATCGGCTTTTGTTTCGCATCCGGCCGTGGCCGAGTGCGGCGTGATCGGCGTGCCCGATGAGATCAAGGGCGAAGTCATCAAGGCTTTCTGCATCTTAAAACAGGGTTTCACCGGCGACGATAAATTGAAAGAAGAATTGAAGTTGCACGTCCGCAAGACGATCGGTCCGGTCGCGGTTATGAAAGACGTCGCCTTTGTCGATTCCTTGCCGAAAACCCGCTCCGGCAAGATCATGCGCCGCATCCTCAAGGCTAAAGAACTCGGCTTGCCGTTAGGCGACACCAGCGCCCTAATCTAA
- a CDS encoding endonuclease domain-containing protein → MFKRKILPCNPKLIELAKKLRKQGILSEVILWNHLKGGKRFGHDFHRQKPIDNYIVDFFSPDLMLAIEIDGISHGYKFDQDEERDRRLGTLDIKVLRFTDSSVKNNLDGVLDEIDCWIKENFQTHPATEAVAPLPRGE, encoded by the coding sequence ATGTTTAAAAGAAAAATATTACCATGCAACCCGAAGTTAATTGAGCTGGCCAAAAAATTAAGGAAGCAGGGGATTTTATCCGAAGTAATTTTGTGGAATCATTTGAAAGGCGGCAAACGGTTTGGCCATGATTTTCATCGCCAAAAACCAATTGATAATTATATTGTTGATTTTTTCTCGCCCGACTTAATGTTGGCGATTGAAATCGATGGAATATCGCACGGATATAAATTTGATCAAGACGAAGAAAGAGATAGGCGGCTGGGGACGTTAGATATTAAAGTTTTAAGATTTACCGATAGCAGTGTTAAAAATAATTTGGACGGAGTTTTAGATGAAATAGATTGCTGGATAAAAGAAAATTTTCAAACCCACCCTGCCACCGAGGCGGTGGCACCACTCCCAAGAGGGGAATAA
- a CDS encoding cupin domain-containing protein — MKITKKSHETFVREDAHDGSGGRKLLLADNEMKNVQGMTCGFLPAGAKFAWHTHEKLNEVMYVLKGQGTVRDEDGTYPYNVGDIFIFPEGIFHEIENKSMEENEYIFVRVYI; from the coding sequence ATGAAAATAACAAAAAAATCACACGAAACATTTGTACGTGAAGATGCACACGATGGAAGTGGTGGCAGAAAGTTGCTATTGGCTGACAATGAAATGAAAAATGTACAAGGAATGACATGTGGATTTTTGCCAGCTGGTGCGAAATTTGCCTGGCACACCCATGAAAAATTGAATGAAGTCATGTATGTGCTGAAGGGACAAGGTACAGTTCGTGATGAAGATGGTACTTATCCATATAATGTTGGAGATATTTTTATTTTTCCAGAGGGTATTTTCCATGAAATTGAAAACAAATCTATGGAAGAGAACGAATATATATTTGTAAGAGTTTATATATAA